The following nucleotide sequence is from Candidatus Methylomirabilota bacterium.
CGAGGGATGGTGGCGGGTGACGTCGGCGCCGTCGAGCGCGATGCGGCCGCTGTCGGGATGATAAAACCCGTTGATCATGTTGAGCAGCGTCGTTTTGCCCGCGCCGTTGGGGCCGATGACCGAGAGGATCTCGCTCCGCGGCACCTCCAGGCTGACGCGGGCCACGGCCTGCACGCCGCCGAACGCCTTGGACACCTCGCGGATCTCCAGCTGGGAGGACATCATTCGTCGGAGGGGGCGGAGGCTGCCCCCTCCGACACCTCCCCGGCCCGGCTTGCGCCGGCCAAGCCGGCGCTCGAAGCGCCCGACCCTCGCGCGGAGGCGGAGAGCCCCGCGGCTCTCGCCGCCGACCTCGTGGTGTGAAGCCGACGGCGAGCGTGCGGACTGCCCGGGGTTCGGGATGGCCGGGGGCTGCGAGACCCGTTCCCTCCAACCAGCCAGCCCACGCGCGCGGGTGGGGAACCGCCCGGCGACCATCGCCGCCGACCTCGTGGTCGAGCCGTCCCCGGCCATCCCGGGGCCGGGGCCGTCCGCGCGCTCACGACAGCCATCGTTTGCGCCGCCGGTAGTGCTTCACGTCGCGGTAGCTCTTGCGCTGTCCGACGCCGGTGAGCCCCAGGTAGAACTCCTTGATGTCCTCGTTCTGGCTGATCGCCTTGGCGTCGCCGTCGAGGACGATGCGGCCGTTCTCCATCACGTACCCATACTGGGCGAACCGGAGGGCCATGGCGGCGTTCTGCTCGGCGAGCAGGACGGCCACGCCTTCCTCGCGGTTCATGCGGCTGACGATGTCGAAGATCTCGTTCACCAGCATCGGCGCCAGCCCCATGGACGGTTCATCGAGCAGCATGAGCTTGGGCCGCGCCATGAGGGCCCGGCCGATGGCCAGCATCTGCTGTTCGCCGCCCGAGACGTAGCCGGCCTTGACCTGGCGCCGCTCGCGCAGGCGGGGGAAATAGCGGTAGACGAGGTCCAGGTCCTGCCTCAGCGCCCGGCCATTGCGCCGGGTGTAGGCACCGGTCAGCAGATTCTCCTCGACCGTGAGGTGCTCGAAGACGTGACGCCCCTCCATCACCTGGACGATCCCGCGCCTGACCACCTCGGCCGGGTCCTTCCGGTGAATGGCCTCTCCCAGAAACTGGATGTTCCCCTTGGTGACCGCGCCCCGCTCGGTCCGCAGCAGCCCCGAGACGGCCTTCAGCGTCGTGCTCTTGCCGGCGCCGTTGCCCCCCAGGAGGGCCACGATGCCCCCCTCGGGGACCTGGAGCGACACCCCCTTCAACACGAGGATCACGTGGTCGTAGATGACCTCGATGTTGTTGACCGAGAGCAGCGGCCGGGGGGCCCCGCCCACGCTCACGTCCCTACTTTTCCTTCGCGCAGTCGCGCATGGTGTAGCCGAGCTTCTTGGCCTCCTCCACCGCGGCCGCCTCCAGCTTCGGGCGCACGACCTCGCGGATGGGCTCCATCCAGTCGGAGACGATGTTCCACTTCTTGCCGTCCCACTGCTGGACCAGGGCCAGCCCGTTGCCCTCGTGGTTCTCGCAGGTGACCCGGAGGGGGCGCATCATGCCCTTCATGCCCAGCTCCTCGAGACGCTTCTCGGTGAGGTTCAGGTTCTCGAAGCCCCACCGCACCTGCTCGCCGGTGAGCGGCTTGTTGCCGGACTTCGTCATGGCCGTGCGGATCGCCTCGACGTTCAGCATGGCGTTGATCGCCATGCGGTTGTAGAGCACCTCGCCGACCGCCTCGCGCTTGGCCGCGCCCTTCCCCTTGTCATAGACGTGCTTGAAGATGTCCTGGTGGACCTTGAAGTTGGCCCCGGGAGCGTGGAACGTCATGGACTTGTAGCCCTTGGCGCCATCACCAGCGGGGACCACGTCGGCCTCGGTGCCCGTCCACCAGTTGCCCACCATGTGGTCCATCTTGTAGCCGATGGCCGCCGCCTCCTTCACGGCCACCTGGTTCATCACGCCCCAGCCGGACACGAAGATCCAGTCGGGGTTCAGACGGCGGATCTGCAGCCAGGTCGACTTCTGCTCCTGGCCCGGGTGGTCGACCGCCAGCAGCGTGAGCTCGAAGCCGTACTTGCGGGCGAGCTCCTCCAGGGTGGGGTTGGCCTCCCGACCGTACGGGCTGTTGTGGTAAATGTGGGCGATCTTCTTGCCCTTGAGCTTCTCCACCCCGCCTTCCTGCTGCCCCACGTACTTGACGAAGGCCGAGGCCTGGCTCCAGTAGGTCATGGGGAAGTTGAACACCCAGGGGAACCAGCGCCCGTCGGCGGAGGCCGTCATGCCGTAGCCCATCGAGTGGATGACGACCTTGTCGCCCGGGGCCTTGGGGATCAGCTGGTAGGTGATGCCGGTGCTGTAGGGGTTGACCAGCACGGGGCTCCTGGACTTCAGCCGCTCGTAGCACTCGACTCCCTGCTTGGTGTCGTACTGGGTCTCGCACTCCTCGAAGGCGATCTTGACTCCGTTCACGCCTCCGTCGCGCTCGTTGACGAGGTTGAAGTAGTCGCTGGCGCCGTTGGCGATGGGAATGCCGCTGGGGGCGTACGGTCCGGTCCGGTAGACCAGGAGCGGGATGAAGATCGACTTGTCCTGGGCCGGAGCCACCGCCGCCAAGGGCCCGGCGGCCACGGCCAGCGCCAGCAGGACACTCAGGAGCAGCTTCACGCGCATGGGTTGCCTCCTCTCTGTTAGTGGGGGAACGGCCAGAGACGCAGCTTTTCCTTGGTGATCTGCCAGAGCCGCGCCAGTCCGTGTGGTTCGACGATCAGGAAGAAGATGATGAGGGCGCCGAACACCATGAGCTCGATCTGCTTCTGCAGCGCCACCGGCAGCCCGAGTCCGACCAGATGCGGCGCGTTGGTCAGGAAGATGGGGACCAGCACGATGAACGCCGCTCCGAGGAACGACCCGAGAATGCTGCCGAGGCCGCCGATGATGACCATGAAGAGGACTAGGAAGGAGATGTTGATGTCGAAGGCCTGCGTCTCGGCGCTGCCGAGGTAGAGGAAGACCAGCTCGGCCCCGGCCACGCCGCAGTAGAACGAGCTGATGCCGAACGCCAGCAGCTTGGTCCGCAGCGGGCGGATCCCGATGATCTCGGCGGCGATGTCGCGGTCGCGGATGGCCATCCAGGCCCGGCCCAGGCGCCCGCGCACCAGGTTCTTGGCCACCAGGCCGAAGACGGCGACGAACGCCAGGGCCATCACGTACCGGGCTCCGGCGGTGGCGTTGGGACCGGTGACCAGCACGCCCAAAACCTCTCGGTCCGGCGCGGTGATGGTGCCGGAGG
It contains:
- a CDS encoding ABC transporter substrate-binding protein, with translation MRVKLLLSVLLALAVAAGPLAAVAPAQDKSIFIPLLVYRTGPYAPSGIPIANGASDYFNLVNERDGGVNGVKIAFEECETQYDTKQGVECYERLKSRSPVLVNPYSTGITYQLIPKAPGDKVVIHSMGYGMTASADGRWFPWVFNFPMTYWSQASAFVKYVGQQEGGVEKLKGKKIAHIYHNSPYGREANPTLEELARKYGFELTLLAVDHPGQEQKSTWLQIRRLNPDWIFVSGWGVMNQVAVKEAAAIGYKMDHMVGNWWTGTEADVVPAGDGAKGYKSMTFHAPGANFKVHQDIFKHVYDKGKGAAKREAVGEVLYNRMAINAMLNVEAIRTAMTKSGNKPLTGEQVRWGFENLNLTEKRLEELGMKGMMRPLRVTCENHEGNGLALVQQWDGKKWNIVSDWMEPIREVVRPKLEAAAVEEAKKLGYTMRDCAKEK
- a CDS encoding branched-chain amino acid ABC transporter permease, producing MIYRTAGQFKTTYASDQAIFPIVQDRVAVTLALTAAFVIPPALASEYWLQAVLIPLLVYALAALGLNLLTGYAGQLSLGTGGFMAVGAYSAFKLSTAFPHLDIVAVFLLAGLVAAGVGLLFGIPSLRIKGFYLAVATLAAQFFLLWLFNKVAWFVNYAPSGTITAPDREVLGVLVTGPNATAGARYVMALAFVAVFGLVAKNLVRGRLGRAWMAIRDRDIAAEIIGIRPLRTKLLAFGISSFYCGVAGAELVFLYLGSAETQAFDINISFLVLFMVIIGGLGSILGSFLGAAFIVLVPIFLTNAPHLVGLGLPVALQKQIELMVFGALIIFFLIVEPHGLARLWQITKEKLRLWPFPH
- a CDS encoding ABC transporter ATP-binding protein, whose amino-acid sequence is MSVGGAPRPLLSVNNIEVIYDHVILVLKGVSLQVPEGGIVALLGGNGAGKSTTLKAVSGLLRTERGAVTKGNIQFLGEAIHRKDPAEVVRRGIVQVMEGRHVFEHLTVEENLLTGAYTRRNGRALRQDLDLVYRYFPRLRERRQVKAGYVSGGEQQMLAIGRALMARPKLMLLDEPSMGLAPMLVNEIFDIVSRMNREEGVAVLLAEQNAAMALRFAQYGYVMENGRIVLDGDAKAISQNEDIKEFYLGLTGVGQRKSYRDVKHYRRRKRWLS